One Coffea eugenioides isolate CCC68of chromosome 2, Ceug_1.0, whole genome shotgun sequence genomic window, TGTTTGCTAATCTGGCAAATTTTGTTTGCGGACACATCCAAAGGAATTTTAAAGCGTGAGTGCGCAGTCCGGCCTCCCGGAAGAATGGAAGCAGCCACACCAGACGAAGCAACAGCTATTGCTATGAGACCACGAGACCTGAGCGTTGCAAGAATGGAACGATAAAGGAATGTCTTTCCTGTTCCACCAGGCCCGTCAACAAAAAAACTTTTACTCCCTGAGGAGAGAACTTCAGACATAATAACATCATAGGCATGTCTCTGACCTATGTTCAACTTCGAAGACAAAAGTAAGTCCTCCTCAGTAAATGGAATATTCCGTTCATTCTGAATTTCTTTTGCGACTTGTTCATCAGGAGCAAGGCGAAAGTTGTCAGGCACAAGATGGTAATCACCAATATTTTTTCCCATCTGTTCCAACATTTTATTAATATCTTGCAGAACACGCCTCCTAACTTCTTCTGAATCATAACCAGAAAGATCTTTATTTCTTTCAAAATCAGAAGACAGGGCAGCCTCATATTTTTCCCACAATGACTTTGGATCACTGGGCGAACAGTAAACCAACAAAATTGCAAATAAAGTCCTCAGTGAATATGGCATTTGAAATGCCACTGCATCATCAAGAGTGTCCTCTACATGAGTATCAGATTGGAGAAGACCCATCTGAAAGGCAGCCTCTCTATACGATAATGCGAGCTTGCCATTAATAGTCAAAAGATCCTTAAAGGATTTGGGAGAACGAACATGAGACAGTAGCAGCCTAAGATAATAACGTTCACCTTCAATTGGACTTACAGTCACCATTCTACCAATCACCTTTTTCCGTTTCCTCTGagaccatttttttttctttggtttccAAACAAAAAATTCAGGAAATTCACGGTACAAGCAATTAAGCTTCTGAGCTGCTTTATTGGTTCGGTTCATACGAAAAAACTGCGTAAGCATGGTCTTTTTAAAAGCGGCACGGTCCAAAAGGTCAGCAAGATCAGTATTTTTATGGAAAGAAATCATTTGTTGTCCTGGAAGGTGTAATTGAAGAGTGTAAACAGAGGGAGTCATTTCATTTAGTGAAAATCTGTAGATACGCCAAAATGCCTCTGCAGCAGCAACCCATCTTCCGGACTGGAACTCATTGATTTCGTCAATGTCTTCAGGGCCAGAACCAGAATGAACATGAAAGCTTACACGGTCATGGCCCTTGTAGACATATTTGTATAAATACTTGACCAGCTTGACAATTGAGCAAACCTCAACATTCATGTGGCAATCAAACAGCGCAAGAAGGTAAGGATTATACGGGACAACCCAGCGGTTATCCAATAACTGTTTGCGCACTCTTACAGTTGGACCATTCCTTCGACGTCTATAATGTGGATAGGAATCTTCTGAATGGACAGTGAAGTCACAGTAATCTTTTGGAAAATGGTTCTTGCAAAACCCATTTTTCATGCAAACATTATCAGGCTTCAATGGTCCACAAGGACCATGCATCATATGCCTGACAACAAGAGAGTATAAATATTTTTGGCTATCTGGATCTGGGATCTCAGCAGAAACAATTCGGTCATAAGCTTCTGGACTTAACAGCTTATATTCAGGCTTAAGAATCAAGAGTATGTGAGCATGGGGAAGGCCTCTTTTCTGGAATTCAATTACATGAACGCACGCTGCAACTTCACCGAATATTTTTTTCTTGAGTATTTCAGCCTTGAGCATCTCAAACTTTGCTCTAAATACCCTAGAAACCAGATCTGGCCTTTCCTGTGCCGATTCTccatattttaaattttcttgaatCTCTTTCCATTGGGTATTGCATGTCATAGTAATGAACAGATCTGGTTTGCCAAATTTTTGAACTAACGCCATTGCATCTACATAACGCCGCCGCATATCTCTTGGGCCGCCAATAAAGGAAGATGGAAGATATATCCTCCGGCCTACTTGTTTCCCCTCACTTTTTCCTGCAGCTATACTATCCCTGACACCCTGGAGAATTTCTGTTCTAATATCATTCTGGTTTTTTCTATGGAAGTCAAGCCTAGATGTCTCAATCTTAACATATATATCCACAACAAACTGTTGCAATAACCGGCCGGTGTGCAACAACATGGACCTATCCGCTTCTCTCATCTGAAGCAAGTAACAATAATATTCCCTAGCAGAGACAGTTTGGCGTTCCTTTTTTCCACGCTCAGCAGCTAAGCAAGGAAAAGCAAAACATACAAATAATTTATACACAAACTTAATAAGCTAATGGAAACAAAAAGGCTGGCAGAACATATAAGTTAGACTTGCCTTCCTGTTCTAGGCGAATAAGGTCTGATGCAGTCCCTATTAAAGAAGCATCAGGAAGATCAACATCATCCGAAGAGCTTCTTTTTCGTTTCCTAGAAACAGAATTCCTTAAGATACCATGATGCCAACCGGACTCACCACGTGGAAACAGGAGAGGATACTGCAATGTATCATAGCATGAAAAGTAGTGTTGTATCCTATGGCTGGTATTTGAGTGGGTATAAACTTGAATGTGAGCATTTCTTTCAAGTGCCTCATCTTCAGATTCAGTCCAAATTGCAGCAACTTGAGACGAAGTGGGCAAGTTATATACCCTTTGATCCAGCTCAGGGTTACAATTAAGAACGATCCTATGATCTTCAAGATTGTTAACATGTCGAAGGTTCTTAAAGAACTTAGTGTAAGGGTTAGACTCTAAGATTCGCATTAAGAGACGGAGGGTACTCTCGCGTAACCTGGGTGAGCTGCTGAGCCTTTTAGACAattcctcttcttgatcataAAAGTACAACTGAATCCCTGTTGGTTGACTGTTCTGAGAAACTAAGCCATTCAGTAGATGGTAGACCTGTCCCTGAACTCGAAAGGTGTAAACTCCCTTGGTATTTTTTGTTAATTCATGGTCATATTTGGCACCAAAGGATGTAAAAGCCACGTTATTGTTGTAGGTACGAGCGTTTTTCCTAAACTCCACTGATTCCTCGTCCACACCAGAAAAAAGACGGTAAAGGCTATAAGGCATGACTGGGATGACGACAGAAACCTCTCCTCCGGAACAACAGAAATTGGGGGGCTCTAAATGAAATCTTTTTGCTCCACAATGTTTACAGTCCGGAGCTTGTGGTAGCACAAGAGGGCTATCTGGAATCTTATCCAAGCATGAGGTTTTTTTCCGTTTCCCTGGTGCAATGATGAAAAACATATCATTGCCGTGGGAGTTTCGGAAAAGCACGCAACAATGCAACACAGCcctaaggatatatatatatatatatattaattaccAGGCATTCACCTACCTCTGGAAGGAACAGATGTATTTACGACAATGGTTGGTCTGTTTTGAGACTCGAATGGCTGAGCATTATCTAGACCAATAACACAGGTACCTTCCTCTATAGGCAGAACAGCAGGAACTGGTACAACAGATCATTAGCGCTTAACCATTGATAAAGCAGGAGCAAAGCTGTGAGCAAACCTACTGAGGAATGAAGATACCAATCAATAAATATGTACCTTCCAATGATGGTTGTACAGAAGAGGGAGAAATAGAGGAATAAGGGTGGTGAGGAGTTGACTGGGTTTCAAGTTTAGAATTCAAGCGATTTGCAATAGAGTCAAAAAGATCAGCTAATTCATGGGTATGCACGGGCAATTGGGCATCATGGTTATCAGACGACTCAGGGATAGAAGCAGATGCATTCATTTGCTGCGAAGCAGATGGAATATCACAAGAATGCTTTATGCGACGGCTCCTATACTTCTTTGGTCGACGCATAAGAGGAGCAGAAGCTTCAATAAGGCTCTGCTGATCAGCATGTGACACCTTAGATGCAAGAGCAGATACGTCTATCTGTTGCAATGTAGATGGTGAACCAGATGCAGAGTTTCCTGCCTTATGTGTATATAGCTCAGTTTGATAGGCAGGTTCAGTGCTATCCTTTGGAACATGGGAAGTGTTTTTCTTTGCAGCATAAGCATCCCTTCTACGTTGAAGCAAAGCATCTTTTTTGTCTTTGTCCATGGCCGCATAACGACCACGGCGAACTAAGTTGTAGTCCATGCAACCAAGAATAAGGCTGTACGGATCTTACTACACTAAGCAAGAAAAAAGCAGTAGCTAAAACGAAAAATAGATATCCATAGAATATGCAAAGGATCATAGTGGCCTGATAGATTTcacaaaaggtcaaaaaaatcCATAACAACATAGCTAGTACACGAACACAAGTGCCATTGATCACAAAGTGAGTAATGATGCAAGGGAAACTGGTCTCACAATAGGAAAGGCATGAAAAGCAAGGAGCACAGCTGAAAAGGTAATGATCAAAATAAAGGAGCTAAAGCGCAGCTCTGACGAAAAACTAAACTATTAGTCATATAGAATGGATTGTAAACATCTTTAACGACAAGTAAAGGCACTAAAGCAGATATTTCACTATTTAATGAAAATCATAATAccttaaaaaagaagaaataacgACAGAAGCAACCGAGCTTGATGCGCGACTCTTGGAAGAAAGCTCCACTGGAAAGTACAAAGACAgggagaaaatataaaaaaatgtgcaagcacaaaaggaaaaaaaaattagcaagcGTATGGTGTACAGTGTAAATAAAGGATGCAAGAGGCATGCAGAAAAGCTTTACGCACCAACCTGATGGCAAGAAAGGCTGCCTGACTCTACAGCAAGGAGAAGAAACAAAGGAAGGGAAGAAGCCCAGATAAAGCAGAAGGCTTAATAGAACATTGTAAGCACACTGGTCGAGGCAGGCAACGGGAAAAAAGATTAAAGAGCAGGCAAGGGTACTTTCATTAGCTACTATCCATGCAAAGAAGTTTAAAAGTAGCAAAGCGCTGACCTTTTTTTTCTGCACGGCTATTGGCCTGAAACGAAGATCCATGTAAAGAAGGCTAAAAATAGTAAAAAactgaccttttttttttcccctgtgAATGACAATTGACATTGCACAAAAACTGGTAAAGATCGATAGAAGCAACGAAGGCAAAACTGAACATTGCAAAGAACAATGGCTCTGACGATGATGGAAAACGTGCGATCTATTCAAAGCTTGGAGTATCCCAAAGAATGTTAGCAGAAAATGGCGTTAAGTGGGTATCAGGGGAAAAAAATGCGTAATAAGCATCAAAATTTAAGAGACCAATCACACATATatggagaaaaaaaagaaccagAGAGGCACGACATATGAACAgtatagaaaagaaaagatagtaCAACGTTTTCGGAAGGGATGAAAGCATATATATGTACGATTAATATATTGGAAGGGGACAAAAACGCGAAAATAAACACTATTTGGAAACATGAAAAATATAAGTGAGGGTACTTAAACGTGCTATTGTCGTGTAAGGCAAAAGAGTCAAAAAATCTAGTTAACATTGAGATTGGAAAAAATACAGGctgggaaaaaaataaaaacaactgCATTCAAGGCGAAAGCAAGCAGCGAGCTAAGCAGCTGTAGCTGAGAGGAAAAGgtgctttttcttttaaagGGGAAAAAGTCTTTCTAAGGAAAAAGACAGCGGAGAGCAATTTGTATTTATCAAAGGCACCAACATCCacgcaagaaaagaaaatggtggAACCAAGATGAGAGTATAACgcctaaaaataaaattaggaaaagaaatCAGGAGAAAGAAAGGGCAATACAAATGGCACGGGAGAAATGCTGGAAAAGCTTAGCTGGTTATGCGTGCCTTTAGGCATGACAGTTAGAAAAAGCCATTGGTGACAAAGGCACGGGGTTTTGAAGAGAGATCAATTAGCAGCGAACTGAGGCTGGCAAATAAATGCAACGAACTGATTTTGAATAGCGGGGGGAAAAGGAAAGCGGTGTGTAATTAGATAAAAAATCACTGAACATCCAAGGCGCATATCCCGTGTTTTAAAATCACAATTGGTCAGTGTAACCAAAGCGTGAATGTAGAAGGATACAGGCTCCTCATTCATTACAAGCAACCGAAGTACAGAGCAAGGAAAAAAGTATCTTAACAGACAAAATATAGTCCATACATAACAGCATCCTCAAAGGTTCAAAAGATCAACATCCTCAATAAACAAGGGCAACAGGGCAATCTTCAAAGCAGCTTTAATCCTAACACAAGTAACAAGTAACAACTGTGAACTTGGCGATGGCTGTTGACCTAATCACATCAGAGGAATGCTTTATATAACACAACAGGATTTTCCGTTCTAGGCGACGGCAAACCTGTTTATATAGGCCAAAAAACTGTACAACAAAAAAATGGGAATAAGGAAAGGGGACAGGCGAGATGCCAAAAGCGAGTCATCGGACAGGCAATTTCAACACGGCCCTTAATCCAGGCGGTTGCTCGATCCTGAAAACAACAGAGAATAGCAACAACTCAGCAACACAACtttaaaaaggggaaaaaacacAGCAAAGGGAAAAGCGACGGGGTATAGAAGTAGAAAGTTACTAACGAATCGAGTAAATGATGCAACGCTGGAGATCGCAGTAAGAATTGGATCACGAACAGGGGGTAAAAGAATAACCGGATCAGCAATAGATAGAAACCAACCAACAATCAAGCTGGCGCACCTCCAAAACATCAGGAGCAACAAGTATAACGGAGGATGGCTGGGTCGCCAACGATATATCTAGAGCAATAGAATACATGGGTCAACAAGAGCTAAACTAAGCAGGCATCTAGGAAACAAAGCATACTGCACAAGGGGAAAAGAGCGACATACAATTTTCTGTTAAGACCCTAACCCGCATAGCAATAATAATAGGCATGGTGGGCATTGTTCCATCAATAACATGGCCCTCGACATGTTATTTTCATCTAAGATCTAACATGTTATTCTAGATATTCTCATCTAAGAATAATGTGTTTTCTAgatctaaaatttaaaatcttttGTGACTGAAAAATTTAAGGTTTGATAGCTCAATTCTTCATTTAGCATATGATAAGAAGTATTAAGAAACTATAGATCATGAAGGGATATTTCTGTACCTATAAAGGCAAAACCAAGGTTTGTATAGAAGTCTTTATAGGGAAATTTTGTATGCTATAATAATTGAAACTTAATATTTGACACTTAATAATTGCTAAGGTTTTTCAGACTCCAGAAACACAGAACAAATGCAACTGATCATAAAGAAGTCCTATACTTCTAATCTTCAattgagaaagaaaaggaaaacacaGAAGAGATGGAACTGTATCGAGTCCTATACCTCAAGATGAGTGTATGCTATCTAAGCCAATTCTTGCTTACGTGAAACTGCTGCTTTCTTAACTTCAAAAGGAACTACTCAGTGCTGTATCCAATGCTCCCCAATTGATTATATCCTCTGGAAGGTAGGATTCAAAATCCAATTTAGTAAAATCACCTGTCAGGATTGTCGCATTAAGTTTCTGCTAAGAAAAAAGATTCATGTAAATCAGGCGAAAATAGAGGTATAACGAAATGGAAGATTCATGTATTCATGTTaaaagcaagaaatggaagttaTGAGCCAATCCCATAAGCCAGCCTGAGTGAATTGCTTGGGGATGGTAACATCTCCCATGGACATGGAACTACTAATATTGCCCGATGCCAAAATGCACTACTCCAATTACAAAATGATAAGGTTAACAGAAACCAATAGTGATACAAAGTAATTTAAAAGCTCCCATTTCAGTGAAGGTTTTCAAGAACAAGACAAAGCTTTTCTTTTGCTATACAGTTTGGAAACTGCAAATACTGATAAATCAGAATGGAAATATTCAAAGCAAGAATAATTACAGCAACTATTAGTTGAAGTCCAATTAGATAGAGAGAAGTCCTTTCAGTGGTATATTTGCACTCTAAAACGATGTCAATATGATTCTTTAGAAATTTGCAGATGTTTAGTGCACTTGAAACAATAATTCAAAATCAACATCTGGCATTGCAGCATAAGAAACACATAAGATGTCCAACCTTTGGAAGTCCTCCAATCCCAAATGCAATATCCAAAGCAAATGAAGCTGTGGACACAACTGGAACTTGTTTGACAGGGGCAGAGCGGCCAAGCCACATGATAGAACCTTTTCCAAATGATGCAGTGATCTGATAGTACTTGAGCACCAAATCTTTCTTTGACATCTGACTTGGATTTTCTTCTACCTTCCATACAAAAAATGATGTAAGAAAACGTATCAAACAAAAGACTTTCTTTATACAGTATGCAAGTTcaataattttaaaaacaaGGAACAACTTCTGCAAGCTAGCAAAGTAAAGGGTTTTTGGGCCTGTGCTATGGGCTTTTAGCAGCTCAAGTGGCATGCATGGTCTCTATCCTGACAGTGATAAGCAAGACAGTTTGGGAAAGAGAATCACAAAAAGCAGTAGACTTGGTTGGAGAAACTTGCGAAAATAGGTACCAAGATGAAATTGCCAAATGTGAAGAAGGACACAACTCTCAGAAACAGAATAGCTTTGAAAAGGCAAACGGATTAAGACTCAAATAGCAATCTGAAGATGGTACTAACAGGGCAGATATAGCATACCCATCATTTTACTCTAGGCTATATGTATTGTATCCCGAACTATTCATCTACTACTGATTTTCTGTATGTAGACTGAAGTCAAACTGCTCGTCAAACATTTAATATACGCACTGAAGAATTTCTGGACTAATAGCATGTCCATTCTTGCCAGAACAGTTCAATTAACACTCAAGACAAATGACATTCTGCTTTCCCTCAGAAGCACAACGAACTTACCAAGTAAACTTTTATCGTCCTTAGGGATATTCTTTTCTTTGTTCATTGAAGCAACAACAACAAATCCCCCAAACCGCCACAATTCTGCGATGTAATTAATGCTGCAATTACACCCAAACATTGAACATTTTAAACATAAGCGAGATAATATATTTAGCACCAAATCTTTCTTTGACATCTGACTTCTGCAAGCTAGCAAAGTAAAGCATTTGGCTTCCAACTGCTAATAACAAGTATAAACACTATATTACACCTATAACTTCAAAAGAATAGTACAAACAAGACAAGGTAGCGTAAAAACGTTGAAACTCAACAAAGCTGTGAAAAACATATTTGAGAAAAAGctgaaatttatttttaaaaacccTTCAAATTTCTACAACGGGCCATTACGTATCATTAATCCTAACCAAATTGTTCTccaaaaatacaaagaaaataaGAACAAAATCTGGTTTGGTGGGTAAATTACCGGAGAGAGGGGTTGCAAAAACAGAGGCATCCGAGAGAAGAAGCATTTCGGAGAAGCCTCGCCATCATATTCAAAGGCTTCCATCAAACCCAAAAATGTTTCATATTGTTCAGTTTGCTGCATAGAAATAAATCTTTCAAAGGCCCTTTAGAAACGCATCAGTACTTTCGCACATCCCAATTCAAAGGGCTTCTATgcattttaaaaaagaaaaaaaaagataagcaCGTAAGAAAGTAAACAGAGGGGGCAAAGGGAGGTCTTGTAGAAAAGTTACCTGAACTGACGGAGGATAAACATTTTcttgtagatttttttttttaaaagatgaAGAGCAACCACATCAAAAAAAGCCACCTGATTTGAAAAGGGTAAGAAAAATAAGGaacaataatataaaaaaaataaacaaagaacgGAGAATGAAGGAGCTTTctgagaaaaaatatatataacgaAGGAGAATAAATTtgggaaaaacaaagaaaagtccCAAACCTTGAGCTAGAAATGATGCTGGCCACACGCTTTGGAGGATCTAGCACCAGCTTCTGAAATCTCCATCTCCTTCTTTTCATTCAATTTTTTATTCTCTTCCCCTTTGGCATTGAAACTAAGAGTAAGAAAACTACAAACTTACAAGAAAATAAGCAAAGAGCGAGGAGGAAGCTTAAACGTACTGAAGATTTTGGCATTATAATCTTGGAAAGGAAAGGCAGGAAAGAAGAAGCGGCGGCGGCGAGGCTTTGGAAAGGAACGTCAGGAATGAAGTATTTTGTGTGTCTAACCCTAAGCTGATTACCCGCGCGTTGcgcgaaaaaaaaaataaaaaaatactgAAGGCATGCTTATGGCACGCGACGACGACCAAAAGAAATGAACAGTAACGCCTCTTGGCTCTTAGAGTGTTATgttataaaaagaaagaaagaaattcatgcaTCGACAACGACAAAAAGCGCACCGTTTCTGACCACGGTACCGTAAGCGTAAACGGCGCCGGAGGACCATAAGCACATCATTTTTACACTACTGGCTCTACGTGACGTTTCAGCTCTGTGGGGTCCTCTAACTTTTGTAAGCATTGACTTTCAAAGTTTACTTGTCCAAATCAAACCTCGTAGATAATTTCAGTATCATATGCTATACATTGATCATGAAAAATggatgggataatttcagaaacccccctgaggtttcatgaaatatcacctaGCTCTCTTgaggttttcaaaatctcacttaGCACCCCTCGAATTGACATTTTGGTAACATTGTCACCCTTctaaccaaaagtaatattaCAAAATTCATGTTTAAGGAGAGAGATTATTTTAGTGCCTTTAATACCCTTAGCCTATAGAAAAATGAACATTTTACAAACCAAGGAAAAAAAGTACTAAATTGGAACCATCTTAAAAGTGAGGTGATGAAAATTAATAAGATTTTATGTTACAGCCAATAGTCATTTCTATAGTAGAGAGAGACAGTAAaagcaaatatttttttaaaccatttctataaaataaaaccctacaTAGCATTGAAGGCAATTAGCATGTAAAAAGCATACATTTGAGCCAAAAAAACTCAGCAATAGATGAAATTCAACTTCAATATCATACAGAGAATATACTCAAAATAGACAGACTTTTTTATGGGtatgaaatatgaaaattttattataaaaaactCAGAATTTGAAAAACTGCAGTTCGGAGTTTTAGTTACTTTATTTCTCTTGCGCTCTACATGAATAGGaacaaataactaaataaataaataaagttgtgaaacacaaaaaaaggggaaaaaaagaaccTGCAGCTATTTTTCTCCAAATGCGCTGAATATTTCATTGATTAAATCCTATATTTCATTGACatttagagaaagaaaaataagtttagaaaatttaaatatgagGGTATTATTGACAATTCATCACCTTTGATATTAGCATATGGCCCTACTATCACTTCAAGGGTGCtaagtgagattttgaaaagttCAGGGGAGCtaggtgatatttcatgaaacctcaggggaggtttctgaaattatcccaaaatgGATAGATTATCCGCATGAATTTTGTCCGAATTTCGTTTTGGAGTTATATGTTTCAACCATGTTTGGATTGTTGTTCTttactgaaaattttttaagtttttcgtAAATACATTTTCCAATCAACTTCTTATTTCGCATGTGTCAAATCACTATAGTaaatattttttacaaaaatttcgaaaaatagcaattcaaacgaGATAGTAACATTAAAAAAACCATGTCCCTGACACAACCATTTTATAtagtatatttttttacaaaaatttcaatccaaattgACTCAGATTGGATTTGACAATCATTTTATTGTCAATGTTTACTACCTTACTTCCATAATAATAGTTTGATAACCATATTAAATGTTTAATAATTTGTGACTTGAGTGCTTCTTATATTATGTTTGTTCAATAGAATAATTTCATCTAATTTGAATACATTGATATTGCTTAATTTATATACAAAattgtaattaaaaaaaagtatCGTTAAGTTGTTGTATTATTGGATTAATGCAGTAATGCTTACTCACCATGTCACGTACACGCATCCTATATCAAACATACTACACCCTACCTGTTCTCTCACAGACACGCAGTTTTAATTCTTTCAAAACTATTATGTTCATACATTGTTCCTTTATTAATTCGTATAGAATATTTTTTTCCATTCTGTACCACACAAAAGCACACACACACTTGCACAATCTCTCTATTCTCTCACGCAGAAAAAACAAAACGTTATTAGTAATTGATCGTCTATTAGTATGCAAAGTAACAtttaaaatattaatggaaTGTGAAATATAAATTATATGATTAATGAATAATATACCATACATGAAAAGAAAGTATTCCAATTCAAGGCTCATCTTTAACTGATTATCAAACAATGTGGATAGCTCCATCCGGCCCATTCCGCTTCCCTTCAAAAAGGTAAACAATGGGTGTGTTTAGCTAGTAATTATTTactaaaaaattatttgtttacatcacaaaaacatttttttcagtacacattttttttaatgacatttttatctcacatacaatatatcataaaagtgctacagtaattatttcaaataatctcctatccaaacacactcactcAGTATATCAGTAGCCCATCTCTCCtctgtttatttttcttctaCGTGTTTatctattttgtttttgttcaatAGCCCGTTGAGGACTTCTCACCGACTATGAGATTCTCCTTGGAGTCCAGTGTTAACATTGTACATAGGCTTTAGTTTTACTAATTAAGGAAAAAATTTATAGAAATAAAATGCTTGTGATTTGCAATCGACTTTAGCATAATGTGTTGTCATAAGTTCTAACCTCTTGTAGATTTGCAATTAAATGGAAGGTTAAAACTATAAATGaataagtgtgtttggatagtaaattttttgaaataattgttttgaaaaaaatgctATAACACATATTTTATGTAATAtacgtgagataaaaaaatggtTGTAAAATACGTTAACGGTGAAAATACAAAATGATTCATAGGTAAAATTAGCAAAAGATAAATCATGGAAACATAAAGTAGTTAGTTAGCATAACACTACTGTATTGATACCACACTACTATTACTTTGAGGTGAATTAGCCAAGGGAAAAGATTGGCTGGCATTGAAAAGCATATTACCCCCGAAAAAAAAAGGTTGGATTCGAATCTCAAGCGAAGAAATAATTGGTTATTGGGATGGGAACGTACGTCGATtctaccaaaagaaaaagaaaaagtaaaatatAGGTTGATTCGGGCATAAAGATAG contains:
- the LOC113758297 gene encoding uncharacterized protein LOC113758297, which encodes MDYNLVRRGRYAAMDKDKKDALLQRRRDAYAAKKNTSHVPKDSTEPAYQTELYTHKAGNSASGSPSTLQQIDVSALASKVSHADQQSLIEASAPLMRRPKKYRSRRIKHSCDIPSASQQMNASASIPESSDNHDAQLPVHTHELADLFDSIANRLNSKLETQSTPHHPYSSISPSSVQPSLEVPAVLPIEEGTCVIGLDNAQPFESQNRPTIVVNTSVPSRGKRKKTSCLDKIPDSPLVLPQAPDCKHCGAKRFHLEPPNFCCSGGEVSVVIPVMPYSLYRLFSGVDEESVEFRKNARTYNNNVAFTSFGAKYDHELTKNTKGVYTFRVQGQVYHLLNGLVSQNSQPTGIQLYFYDQEEELSKRLSSSPRLRESTLRLLMRILESNPYTKFFKNLRHVNNLEDHRIVLNCNPELDQRVYNLPTSSQVAAIWTESEDEALERNAHIQVYTHSNTSHRIQHYFSCYDTLQYPLLFPRGESGWHHGILRNSVSRKRKRSSSDDVDLPDASLIGTASDLIRLEQEAAERGKKERQTVSAREYYCYLLQMREADRSMLLHTGRLLQQFVVDIYVKIETSRLDFHRKNQNDIRTEILQGVRDSIAAGKSEGKQVGRRIYLPSSFIGGPRDMRRRYVDAMALVQKFGKPDLFITMTCNTQWKEIQENLKYGESAQERPDLVSRVFRAKFEMLKAEILKKKIFGEVAACVHVIEFQKRGLPHAHILLILKPEYKLLSPEAYDRIVSAEIPDPDSQKYLYSLVVRHMMHGPCGPLKPDNVCMKNGFCKNHFPKDYCDFTVHSEDSYPHYRRRRNGPTVRVRKQLLDNRWVVPYNPYLLALFDCHMNVEVCSIVKLVKYLYKYVYKGHDRVSFHVHSGSGPEDIDEINEFQSGRWVAAAEAFWRIYRFSLNEMTPSVYTLQLHLPGQQMISFHKNTDLADLLDRAAFKKTMLTQFFRMNRTNKAAQKLNCLYREFPEFFVWKPKKKKWSQRKRKKVIGRMVTVSPIEGERYYLRLLLSHVRSPKSFKDLLTINGKLALSYREAAFQMGLLQSDTHVEDTLDDAVAFQMPYSLRTLFAILLVYCSPSDPKSLWEKYEAALSSDFERNKDLSGYDSEEVRRRVLQDINKMLEQMGKNIGDYHLVPDNFRLAPDEQVAKEIQNERNIPFTEEDLLLSSKLNIGQRHAYDVIMSEVLSSGSKSFFVDGPGGTGKTFLYRSILATLRSRGLIAIAVASSGVAASILPGGRTAHSRFKIPLDVSANKICQISKQSSVARLITLAKLILWDEASMTKKDTVEAFDLLLKDVMDSNKPFGGKVVVFGGDFRQTLPVIPNASRDQQIEASFVHSPLWRTLQKITLEENMRAISDRQYSEFLLRVGEGREPEDDEGKISLRKDILIPFDTKDASLNRLIGFVFSDLHAYSIDPYAMISRCILTPKNSCVDDINDVLIDRFPGQAFVFMSTDRTLNEKDQGDYQDFLNSLNPKGLPPHKLVLKENCPIILLRNLNPAEGLCNGTRLICKHLRQHALCAEIAVGQHRGKRVILPRIPLQTSDNEKNGIPFKRTQFPVKLCFAMTINKSQGQTLDRVGIYLREPVFSHGQLYVALSRAKMSSAVRVLIMPPTFFATKTVPESKTRNVVYRDILELAAK